The Periplaneta americana isolate PAMFEO1 chromosome 14, P.americana_PAMFEO1_priV1, whole genome shotgun sequence region CGGTTGTGAGAGATTTGTGGTGGGAATAGCTGTTGCAGAACCCACTTTATTTAAGAACTGTGATACTGAATCTGTACACCCTTATCGCCATATCATCATGTATCTAGCTTGCTGTGTAGTAAAAAAGTCTTCAAATAAGGACTTATTTTgtagtaaaatatgtttaaattttttgtgtCAACTTATCCTAAgcagatataaaataattgttttgctATTGTACAAAAATATGTGAGTATGTACGTactttttttaggttattttacgacgctttatcaaaatcttaggttatttagcgtctgaatgagatgaaggcggcaatgccggtgaaatgagtccggggtccaacactgaaagttacccggcatttgctcatattggattgaaggaaaaccccggaaaaaaccccaacgaagtaacttgccccgacctggaatcaagccctggccacctggtttcgcggctagacgtgctaaccgctattccagaggtgtggactttgtatgtatgtatgtatgtatgtatgtatgtatgtatgtatgtatgtatgtatgtatgtatgtatgtatgtatgtatgtatgcatgtatgtatgtatagtccaCAAATGAAGCCACTTCAAAttttattatgattgttattattattattattattattattattattattattattattattattattattattattaacttactgtatttattttgttagaaTTCAGGAGACGAAAGTTGATCTTTTTATTCGGGTCTAGGCCTatactaaattttatttcattcacataatttttttaataataattgtaaatcacgaaaaaaaaaaaaaaactgctcccAAAAGCCTCATATCAAGCTGATCAGCTCGGAAGTCTCCAATCAAACATTGCATCGgttgttttcaaagaaattattcctcgaaagttaatcTCGAAATATCAAAGTAGAACCTATCTTAATTTTTTTCGGTGTTTCACAGCTTTGTCTCTTGACTTGCCTTCGTTAAGGAGAGAAAACTTCAGCAATGCTGGTTACgaggagaagaaaaatataatcagTGAGATTTATAATGAATGGTTTTAGATCCCGAGCATTTGAATGGTATTTAAATAGTGAAACGTACAggcctggattcaaatcctgattggtacaagttacctagttgagttttttttttccggggttttctctcaacccattaagaaaaaatgttgagtaactttcagcgttggaccctgCACTCACATCGCTgtaattatcaccttcacttcactcagacgctagatatctgtagcagttgataaagcgtcgcaaactACTTAAAAACATATGCATGTTTATATGTTCCTCTGGATTGAATGACGCATACAATAGGCAGTTATAATAGGCTTACCTGTTAAGACTATAACAGACAGAAATAAATAAGATTAAGACAATTCTTGTGTCTTTCGATTTGTTTCTGAATAAATACCATACTTGCCATTTACAATTTTGTCCAAATACTCCATTTCAAAAATGGAGTCGTAAGTGATTTCGCCACCATTCTTCTCTAACACAGAGTTGATTTCTTCCCGCAGTCGTTTCTGTATGTCCTGGTTCACAGCTAGCTCGTACAAGCAGAACGTCATGGTTGTTGACGAGGTTTCAAAGCCAGCCAAGAAGAACACGAAAGCTTGTGCCGCTATTACATCCAGTGTTACTTCTGTTGAAAGAACACAAATCATTTGACTGCTATTTCATAacgaaaattcaattttttaaatacctaTGCCTATATAGTCTGATCGGAGTGATTGAATCGTGGATTTCGGGAAGATTataattccaaaattaatttcGAAGTACCAAACTGTTTTCTTATACACAACCAAGCTGTCCAAGCGTGTTCGTGATGAAAATGATATTGATatgaaattaaagtaaattaaaagtaaaattactgACCAATATTTACAATGTAAaccaaaaaatatgataaaatggtTGTAGTAATGATATTCCTGAAATATTCGTCGGAGTTATGacatttttataggcctacttcggaagaaggaaaaaaagaagaacaaataaataaaataaaattaagcacaagatttatttatttccacaCTGACTATTAAGAGCTTTAGGACGACCCAGGTTCCTCTGGAATGGTCAAGTGCAAAGGGATCTAGAACTAATGAGAGGAAATATGACCACCGGAAGCTTGGAGGAAAATTGTGATGGAGGCCaaaaaaacttctgagatttgATGTGCTACagtgattgattggttgattaagTACGTACTAAATTCGGTTGCTTCTCTTTTTCGGATATTGTACCTGACACAATTTTTTcatataaaaactggaaagaaACGTATTACATTCCATCTAGGATATAATTACTAGAAGTGTagtatattgaaaaaaataaaattattattttcacttggAGACGGTAGGTTTATTATAAAAAAAgctttgtgttaacattttgaTCGCTAATTCCATAAaactgtttatgctcgaccatgtcgacatgtagtaattatacacccggtagcagtcctttaatgcatgtcattaaagtacagctactcattaaagtacaggtgttcagccaatgacaagtcagcttacaggtgttcagccaatgacaagtcagctttgtacagttataaaaccgcaagtatcgactttacatatcgttactgACATACATAGATATGCAAAACCGTTTCCtttttcggtttattgtgaataaaaaaaattcacgtTCATGTCCTacgcttcccgttctcgttctggttctcgttcccgggttATTGTGGACCCACCTTTAACTAAAACTCTCTCACTACTGCTAATTTGTGAAGCTTACCAAATGGAGTGTTGCTCTTCAAATCATCGTCCTCCAAGTTGTACTTGATGTCTTCCTCCTCGGCCACTCCCAGAGTCTTGTTCTTCAATTGTATCAGGAGTTGCATGAAGTCGTTTCTTTTCACGTCGTTCTTTTCACGGTACTCCACAGTGTCCTTTACCATACCCATAAAGTATTTTTCCACATCTTTTGGAACAAGAGATAATCTCAGAAACCTAAAAATAGATGGAAATGCATTGGTGAATATTGTGAAAAATTTGGATTTATAAGAGGGTTTGAAAATCCTTCTACCCCATTTACGGAACTCGGCATCTGGATTACTCAAAGAGTTGCACTGAATTCCAAAGGCACAGGAGGCTATGACGTCAGTACTGTATCTTGCGAGAAGTTCTTTGATCTCTATCACTTCTTCATTTTTCGCCGATGTCTCCAAACATGTCTGAAATTCCTTCCCGCAGTCTACCAGTGTTCCAAACATCATTTTCATCTTCCCGGATGTAAACGTGGGACTCAGTTTCACTCTCAAGTTCCTCCACTTGGAGCCGGAGAGGGTAAATAAATGGGCTCGTAAGGGGTCATCCCTCTCGTTTATTTTCATTCCACGGCTGTAGAAgtgatcaaatttcttcacaaagaCCTCTTTAATAACTTCTGGGTCACGGACAATGAGTGCGGGCTTATCGAATCTGTATATCCCTCCAACTTTGTGTCCTTCGAATGCTTTGTAGAATTCTGTAATGAATCCTAAAACACTTTTGTTGAAAAATATCATGATTTGAAAGGTCCCAAATGGAACTGAAGATGGTAGCGTGGGAACACCAAGCTTCTCCCAGTATGAATGACATATTTTGAAGTAAACATagatggcggctagaatggcagCTGAGATGGTTCCCAACTGCACGTAGTACGACTGAAATGCCTCCAGCAttctgaaaaatgaaaattatctttTAGATCAACCTATGAAACTTAGAAATCACTTGAATATCACAAAATCCTCACctataaatatatcaaaatattttgtatcatattttatGAATGAATTGGATGTGAATCAAAAGGTGCTTTTGATTTGTGTTGGAATATTCGATTTGGAACCGTTTTCCTCTGCGATATATACATAAATTCTAATATCACACATCGCACTGTGTGGCCCAGTACCATAGTTGCCTAAGCCACAATTACACTCAAGaaagttatttgaaattatatttctgtatttaaaatatgatcattttggTTCAGGGGGCATACATTTGATGTAGAGGACagatgggtagtatcggacatcgggtaatatcggacagtgatgtttctttcatctaccaccagatggtagtacctaagtgacatggttacgtttctgtatgcgacatctgaacactgctactaccatctggtggtagatgaaagaaacatcactgtactaccatctggtggtagatgaaagaaacatcactgtccgatattacccgatgtccgatactacccaactatcccctaatgataattcctttaacatgtttattaattgCTATTGTATCAAAGTAATTGAAATACTATCATTTGGTTAAGAGAGCATCCGTTTTTGTTgcaaggataaatcatttaacagcttcctaaattagtcttgaatacattctttaataaatcactccaaaccaaTGTCAATATATCATGGATTGTATACAAAgattattttttgtgttgatcctaTTGTGCACCATTGCTTACGTAAATAAAGCAAATTAAATtaacattgtaggcctacataaatattattttgagaaacaCAGGGAACAAATATGggcaaataattataattatcatagGAAATCCATTTCGTACACTCTCCACTTTGTAAAATGGCTCAGATAACTCAGACAATGTAAATGAGAAACTCTAGTGAGCTCcatggtaaaatactaatttttactccatttgtattttatttttggtccagCAAAAATATTCGTCATATACGAAAACACTCTTAAAATACGGTTATGAAACTTTGATAATATCCTCCCATACACACTcgcattaatattgtaaataaattgtagaaaattgtaaaaaaaattgtagaaaattcaaaattgtaaacctataaaaattgtaaaaattctaattgtaattgtaatattgtaaaatttcgacttgttccacatcttaaagcttcattgctaatgtaagatctgtggaatataataaatgaaattaaaaatcaaatgaaACACGAGACTGATTTCTGATTTTCGCTGCTTTATTTCATGACCAAATGAAAGtgagagatggaataattttacaaatatacacgcggcacatattaagtattaaatatttcgtaaagtaCACATTttcgagattacttcatacaaacacaacaaTATCtttttacatattaatattgatatgcaTATAATAAGTTACAATGATATCCATACAGTGTATTCCAAAAGCCATGTTTATGTTGTGCTACAActaaatggaaatgtttttcgGAAAACGCTTGGACACGTCAAACAGAAAGACACTTTTTCACAGAAACAAACCATTCTTGATATCATTGTTGTTTTaaaactgatatatatatatcgtgATCATATCGagattttgtatagaataaaacttgtcgcaaacattttaaaacaacttttgtaaaccatagttttttaaaaaatcagtaataaacgagatattccgatttattgacttaaagcattgagttgtgcctccggtttagtatagagctcactgggcGAAGATAACAATCAATGTCGCCAATCGTAGTACATGAATATAcctgcattatagaattcaaaatttcatccccgtctaatgattgtaaaaatcACTAGGCTGAGCGAGAAACTGGTGGTACCGGTACTGTCAATTATAATTTATACTTTATCTTCATCACCATCACGAACAAATTatttatcgatcactatcgattagcagGAGTAACACTGGCAACACGATAATTAAATACCACATACCAAAAACTGacagaatttttaattgaaaacagacacaaaaaagaaactaaagtccacacctgtggagtaacggtcagcgcgtctggccgagaaaccaggtagcccgggttcgaatcctggtcggggcaagttacatggttgaggtttttcccggggttttccctcaacccaatacgagcaaatgctgggtaactttcggtgttggactccggactcatttcactgccattatcaccttcatatcattcagacgctaaataacctcaaatgttgatacagcgtcgtaaaataacccaataaaataaaaagaataaaaagaaactaaatttcTAGCACACACCATTTTAATAATACCAAATTAGCAATTAAATGGCTATTTTCtcaaataaaccataataaagaaacaaatttagTCGAAAAAGAAccaggttggcaacactggaagtaagttctgaactgtcagacaAGTTAGACTCTGTTCAGAATATGGGCCTCAGATACGTGTTCACTATCCGGCGATGTggtcacatatcaccgtccttctcCAGTCTTCCGTGGTTCCGACTTAAGGAACGTAGAAttttacattctttgtctttactgtttggaattctgcacacctcatcACCAAATTACTTTTTATCTCTAACCACGatttaaataccagatcacttatctgtggaaTTCCTTATCACAAAGTATTAAGGACTACACGATAATAAACACTTTTAAGAATAGATTAAAGGATTATCTGATTAGCAATTCAATGCAATTGCCTGAGGTTTAATGGCCATTGATTACACGGCAATTTCTTTTCTTAGATATTCAACCTGataattctaaaataaatatgttatactCTTTTTGTAGTCCAATTTCCTAgtattatttttaagtatattaatCACTTTATGTACATGTACAATAGtatgagtagatattttagcgtacaatgctgacactaaacagggcatcattgtggaccccacgatactttttgaagtagaatgtcatcagtcagccgaggtccaccttgagaagaagtcgatctatgagtctacagtcaactatttcaagctgaaatatgctttaattcacgttgaggtattcggcttgctcataggtgctcgagggactataccagcttttttcgaagaatttcgacggcagtttgctctgccaacatctctgagggatgacattgtgataattgtgttaaaaaatcctgccaaatcttAATTAATCATATGTGCCATATTAAtaacaattgtaatttttcacgcccttttctttgttttccttctttaaaatttaatatctatgtttacatatgcataatatttttttttgaggatatactgagtccgtaagggctaccctcaatggggggcagtttactattattattattattattattattattattattattattattattattattattattattattattaaatctgtcGCTCGGTTTGTATTTTATTGTCTAATTCATAACTCatggtattttactgtttaattcgtAACTCATGTATACTATATGAATTTCAAGCTATAGTGCATAGGAAACTAATATTTCTATAAGAAATccatgtataaaattttattgtctaATTCATAACTCATGGTATTTACTGTTTAATTCGTAACTCATGTATACTATATGAATTTCAAGCTATAATACATAGGAAACTAACATTTCTATAAGAAATCCATGTATAAAAGATAGAAAGTAGAATTTCATGTAGCTGGCCATATGTAATAAATCAGTAGAccttgtagaaaagaagactatctactGATTATTATTGCCAACTTATCATACATGATACTTTAACAACATATCATTACGTAAAGGTTACTTTTTGGtcgtacagaatttatctgttatggtaacgatggttattagaggagaaaaattcgctcctgcgctGGGGCTCGaagccgggtccttggttttatataccaagcgctctaaccactgagctatgccgaaattCAATCCAGAacaccggattgaatccctctcctccagtgttttccctttgtggccttactccatgttcgacataaaaaattaaattgtggtttatttaacgacgctctcaactgcagaggttataccagtgtcgccggtgttccgcaggagttctcttacatgccagtaaatctactaacatgagcctgtcacatttaaacacacttaaatgccatcgacctgggtcgggatcgaacccgcaacctcgagcaaagAAGGCCAGCGCAATACCGAATACGCTACCGAGGCTGACTTCGAgatatatatgttgacatatatgttaagtcaattgtcattaggatatacaaggagcgcactcaattgagtgacttggtggccgggattccacagtattatgtactgtattaaccaacaaaataaataaaatagattaatatttgccttactctctccagcaatatccttaatacttctgccgttttcaaggcgttgaatgatatttactttgtcaaaaaTACTCAAGACTTGAAAGCGATTGTGACATGATGTCTTACCGGTATGCTGAgtgcttggattctcgtcacaacagaccacgttgcaCTGTCTCCAGCTTTCTTTAATTTCAAACGCATTTCACTAAATCTAGGGAGCAGTGTATCAGAAAGGATGCAGGAAGAAATAGACTAAAATAAGATTTAATTTTGTGTAATGGAAGATATGGGAAGATATAGAGGATACCGTATGCAGAAACGTGAGGGAAACCAATACCTGAAAGTCAtatgatgatttttattttattttagtaggttattttacgacgctttatcaacatcttaggttatttagcgtctgaatgagatgaaagtgataatgcctgtgaaatgagtccggggtccaacaccgaaagttacccagcatttgctcatattgggttgagggaaaaccccggaataaacctcaaccagataactttcccccgacggggaatcgaacccgggccacctggtttcgcggccagacgcgctaacctttcctccacaggtgtggacccgtatgaatatgaatatgaataattgtaacaataataatagtaataacagtaataacaatagtaataaataataataataataataataataataataataataataataataataataataataatatctgagaatgttattatcattattatcattagcctattattattattattattattattattattattattattattattattattattattattagaataaaatacaaatattataattaatagtgAACTGATAGCAGCCAGTAGTTTACCTTGAAGTCTATTCACGAACGTTCCCAGTCTTGGAGTAGCACTTATCAGCGAGCCTTCACTGATACAACTGATGTTTTTCTCAAGTTTATACGAGCTCATATTGGAAACACGACATTTATATCACGAACTGATAAGCTGGTCACTCATTCTGATGAAgcagtatttatattttacttgcaAACAATGACTCAGGATGAGATGTGTTATTATTCGCTGGTGTAAGTCCGTGGACTGATCACCTGATTTTTTCCcccgagattttcctcaactaagaggcgaatgtcgggtaataaCACGGCAAATCGCCAgcctcatctcgttatcaccaattttatcgacGTTAAATGACGTATTAACTGatgcagcatcattaaataactcaCTAAAATAACGTGCGTTATTTAAATCGTTGATTAAACTACAATGGAATGTGTGATTGCAAAGTAATGAAGGACATACCTGATTGCAGCTTTTGATAGTAGGTTTATAccgggatatcattttatttttaataacattcctAATAttaacctttggattaacggttgagaaccggaaacaccatttgctaccctcttccacgaccggagtttgatgatactggtgtaaaatacaatcagattactttactaggtataggagggaagaaaagtagttcatccatttacgtaaactaggaaatatcgcgattttgagtttgataattttcattaggtttttctttaatcgaaatacagtacagtattaacgataactgtttttactcacgaactgagctgtccatgcggacgtattcattatgcagtgtatattatactgtctacagcacattagcatacaatatagagagtgaacttaaatttaaaaataatcatagtatggatatttaaacacatttaaaaaaatggtggacgttcatttcgatagaggcttcagtccttttgtacacttagcggcaaaaagaatgagccgcagacaatttctaagttccagagacataacattgcgcatgctcgtcttgtctcgtcaaagccgtagttcactaggtaacacataattaaaccatttaaatttgctgtattttgtttaagagtctaaaatatgcaataaaatcgaatggcgggttgattctagatacatcagggcccttgaagagtgaaataataataaaattgataaatacaaaatcaaccggagcgaatatgaacaggaaaaccagaTATTATGCCGAACCGATATTAAGTCACAGTAGCGTACTAAGTCGTTACGGTTATAAAGCCTCGTttaacgtcgtaaaataatctatttaacaAAAGAAGAACTGCAAAGGATCTATTAGCAGTGTTGAGTTTGTAAATATGTGTGTTGAAAAGAAACGCAACACAACAAGAAACAATTTTTGAGTGCTGATAGTATGGTACTGTATTGCAGTTTTATGTTGAAAATAGCTtgtatccatgaccataacgaaaaacatgcctttactaaatacttttgcgtttgtaaagtaggcttttattcaacattactttattccactagtgagataaagactttacctcacagtttgaactttatctcacagttcattagtattttcctagtacccgggcacacacgtatacttttccattcaactattactcaagaagttaatatattagttagtagatgtcactacctctgcttctttattaccatttcttaaatatacatacactcaatctccttctctttcctcTATGTACTACGTCGTAATtcgtgcattgcatccata contains the following coding sequences:
- the LOC138713845 gene encoding probable cytochrome P450 6a14 produces the protein MLEAFQSYYVQLGTISAAILAAIYVYFKICHSYWEKLGVPTLPSSVPFGTFQIMIFFNKSVLGFITEFYKAFEGHKVGGIYRFDKPALIVRDPEVIKEVFVKKFDHFYSRGMKINERDDPLRAHLFTLSGSKWRNLRVKLSPTFTSGKMKMMFGTLVDCGKEFQTCLETSAKNEEVIEIKELLARYSTDVIASCAFGIQCNSLSNPDAEFRKWGRRIFKPSYKSKFFTIFTNAFPSIFRFLRLSLVPKDVEKYFMGMVKDTVEYREKNDVKRNDFMQLLIQLKNKTLGVAEEEDIKYNLEDDDLKSNTPFEVTLDVIAAQAFVFFLAGFETSSTTMTFCLYELAVNQDIQKRLREEINSVLEKNGGEITYDSIFEMEYLDKIVNETLRKYPPVQTLTRECTKTTKLSGTNAVMKKGMHVMIPVMALHHDPKYYPDPEKFDPERFSEEEKNKRPHFSYLPFGEGPRICIGMRFGLMQTKVGLISLLSKYEVHPSEKTPIPLVFDSKSLVLAPEGGMWLKIVAATEK